The Mixophyes fleayi isolate aMixFle1 chromosome 1, aMixFle1.hap1, whole genome shotgun sequence genome includes a region encoding these proteins:
- the LOC142152256 gene encoding tight junction protein 2-like, with protein sequence MAVRAHYQGPGMEDTVWEQYTVTLQKDSRKGFGIAVSGGRDNPHFNNGDNSIVISDVLPGGPADGCLQENDRVLLVNGTLLENVPHSFAVQQLRKCGKTAVLVVRRPRKVQMVAPSKSEPALDIMDDYAEFENRTAYSAYSDRSGFGGSRSKDPSPDRSYRRDQERGPYYERDQRVSGTRAKSVEQDLNVGYGLGQDHSRGRSIDRGLNDDRAYRRDHSRGRSIDRGLDEDPGYRREHSRGRSLDRDLDDPRSYGRDGSRGRTLDRDDFYDRNARSSPDRGYGRRASPERKYEKEIQKSHSRDRLQSRSPSPQGYGDSGKTTNVLLTKKKSNEEYGLRLGSQIYIKGLTNTGLASKDGNLHEGDIVLKINGILTENMSLSEAQALIEKSRGKLQLVVLRDKKQTLINLPYVEDSDSDMEDDPPYTNKKRNPRSKEQ encoded by the exons ATGGCTGTCAGAGCTCACTACCAG ggaCCTGGAATGGAAGACACGGTTTGGGAACAGTACACTGTGACATTGCAGAAG GATTCAAGAAAAGGGTTTGGCATTGCTGTATCTGGAGGAAGAGACAATCCACATTTTAATAATGGGGACAATTCCATTGTGATTTCAGATGTGCTCCCAGGAGGACCTGCAGATGGTTGTCTACA GGAGAATGACCGAGTCCTTCTGGTTAATGGAACCCTCTTGGAGAATGTGCCACACTCGTTTGCAGTTCAGCAACTAAGGAAATGTGGGAAAACAGCTGTTCTG GTAGTTAGAAGACCACGAAAAGTACAAATGGTTGCCCCAAGCAAATCTGAGCCCGCCTTGGATATAATGGATGACTATGCAGAGTTTGAGAACAGAACTGCTTACAGTGCATACAGTGATAGAAGTGGATTTGGAGGGTCCCGAAGTAAAGATCCAAGTCCAGACAGAAGCTACAGAAGAGACCAAGAAAGGGGTCCTTATTATGAAAGGGATCAAAGAGTTTCTGGAACCAGAGCAAAAAGTGTAGAACAAGATCTTAATGTGGGTTATGGACTCGGACAAGATCATAGTCGTGGCAGAAGTATAGATCGTGGCTTAAATGATGATCGGGCATATAGGAGAGACCACAGTCGTGGCAGAAGCATAGATCGGGGTCTGGATGAGGACCCTGGGTACAGAAGGGAACATAGTCGTGGCAGAAGCCTTGACCGTGACTTGGATGATCCACGTAGCTATGGAAGAGATGGTAGTCGTGGAAGGACCTTAGATAGAGACGACTTTTATGACAGAAATGCACGTTCTAGTCCAGACCGTGGCTATGGTAGGAGAGCGTCACCCGAGCGTAAATATGAAAAAGAAATACAGAAAAGTCATAGTCGAGACAGACTTCAGTCCCGTAGTCCATCACCTCAAGGTTATGGAGATTCAGGCAAAACTACTAATGTACTCCTAACAAAGAAAAAATCAAATGAGG AATACGGTCTTCGCCTTGGGAGTCAGATTTACATAAAGGGATTGACAAATACTGGCTTGGCATCCAAAGATGGGAATTTGCATGAGGGAGATATTGTTCTCAAG ATAAATGGAATTTTGACCGAGAACATGTCTTTAAGCGAAGCCCAGGCGTTGATAGAGAAATCGCGAGGGAAGCTTCAGCTGGTGGTCTTAAGAGACAAAAAGCAGACTTTGATTAACCTGCCATATGTGGAAGACAGTGATTCTGACATGGAAG ATGACCCTCCATACACAAATAAGAAGAGAAATCCAAGATCCAAAGAACAGTGA